One genomic region from Bubalus kerabau isolate K-KA32 ecotype Philippines breed swamp buffalo chromosome 7, PCC_UOA_SB_1v2, whole genome shotgun sequence encodes:
- the UTP3 gene encoding something about silencing protein 10 has product MVGRSGRRARGAAKWAAVRAKASRDPADDDGEDLESPPSPGDSSYYQDKVDDFHEARSRAALAKGWSEIESGDEDDGDEEEEVLALDVADEDDEDGESEEGDDDDGGSSVQSETEASVDPSLSWGQRKKLYYDTDYGSKSRGRQSQQEAEEEEREEEAEAQLIQRRLAQALQEDDFGVTWVEAFAKPVPQVNEAETRVVKDLAKVSVKEKLKMLRKESPELLELIDDLKVKLAEMKDELEPLLQLVEQKIIPPGKGSQYLRTKYNLYLNYCSNISFYLILKARRVPAHGHPVIERLVTYRNLINKLSVVDQKLSSEIRYLLTLKDGVGKKELNLKAKSMKAKPKSVSETSAAALAVRDLSDDSDFDEEAALKYYKEMEERQKLKRKKEENSTEEQALEDQNAKRAITYQIAKNRGLTPRRKKIDRNPRVKHREKFRKAKIRRRGQVREVRREEQRYTGELSGIRAGVKKSIKLK; this is encoded by the coding sequence ATGGTGGGAAGATCCGGGCGGCGCGCGCGTGGAGCGGCCAAGTGGGCAGCTGTGCGAGCTAAGGCAAGTCGCGACCCAGCGGACGACGATGGAGAGGACTTAGAATCTCCACCCTCACCGGGAGACTCGAGCTACTACCAAGATAAGGTAGATGATTTCCATGAGGCCCGATCTCGGGCCGCCTTGGCTAAGGGCTGGAGCGAAATAGAGAGTGGGGACGAGGATGATGgcgatgaggaggaggaggtgctTGCCCTAGATGTTGCCGATGAGGACGATGAAGATGGAGAGAGTGAGGAGGGTGACGATGATGATGGTGGGAGCTCCGTGCAGAGTGAGACTGAGGCTTCTGTGGATCCCAGTTTGTCGTGGGGTCAGAGGAAAAAACTTTACTACGACACGGACTATGGCTCCAAGTCCCGAGGCCGGCAGAGTCAACAAGaagcagaggaagaggaaagagaggaggaggCGGAGGCACAGCTCATTCAGCGGCGCTTAGCCCAGGCCCTGCAAGAGGACGATTTTGGAGTTACCTGGGTGGAGGCTTTTGCAAAACCAGTACCTCAGGTAAATGAGGCTGAGACACGTGTCGTGAAGGATTTGGCGAAAGTTTCCGTGAAAGAGAAGCTGAAAATGCTGCGAAAGGAATCTCCAGAGCTCTTGGAGCTGATAGACGACTTGAAAGTTAAGTTGGCAGAGATGAAGGATGAGCTGGAGCCATTGCTACAGTTAGTGGAGCAAAAGATCAtcccccctggaaaaggaagccAATACCTGAGGACCAAATACAATCTCTATTTGAACTACTGCTCCAACATTAGTTTTTATCTGATCCTGAAAGCTAGGAGAGTCCCAGCACATGGACATCCTGTCATTGAAAGGCTTGTAACCTACCGAAATTTGATCAACAAGTTGTCGGTTGTGGATCAGAAGCTGTCCTCTGAAATTCGTTATCTGCTCACACTTAAAGATGGTGTTGGAAAGAAAGAACTgaatttaaaagcaaaatctatGAAGGCCAAGCCAAAATCAGTTTCAGAGACTTCTGCTGCTGCCTTGGCTGTTAGAGACCTTTCTGATGATTCTGATTTTGATGAAGAAGCTGCACTGAAATACTATAAAGAAATGGAAGagagacaaaaattaaagagaaagaaagaagaaaatagtacCGAAGAACAGGCTCTTGAAGATCAAAATGCAAAGAGAGCCATTACTTATCAGATTGCTAAAAATAGGGGACTTACACCTAGGAGAAAGAAAATTGATCGGAATCCCAGAGTCAAACACCGGGAGAAGTTCAGAAAAGCCAAAATTCGCCGAAGAGGCCAGGTTCGTGAAGTTCGCAGGGAAGAGCAACGTTATACTGGTGAACTGTCTGGCATTCGTGCAGGAGTTAAAAAGAGCATTAAGCTTAAGTAA